From Schizosaccharomyces pombe strain 972h- genome assembly, chromosome: II, the proteins below share one genomic window:
- a CDS encoding uncharacterized protein (Schizosaccharomyces pombe specific protein), translating to MSIEFDDSSRHNMNMTQLMQLGAFDRRSGDDFMVQDFKNGIRDCSGIPVNNRNLAFKAYDAVKQKYDSSIKVFNIQDITIKGATWQHHNCQSTGKWYSQLYDYQNTFIGKQEYNILFDCYSYLKYNLNG from the coding sequence ATGAGTATTGAATTCGATGACAGTTCAAGACATAATATGAACATGACTCAGCTGATGCAATTAGGTGCGTTTGATAGACGCTCAGGCGACGATTTCATGGTCCAAGACTTCAAAAACGGTATACGTGATTGTTCAGGAATACCAGTTAATAATCGAAATTTAGCATTTAAGGCTTATGATGCTGTTAAACAGAAGTACGATAGTTccataaaagtttttaacaTACAGGATATAACTATAAAAGGAGCAACATGGCAGCACCATAACTGCCAAAGTACAGGCAAATGGTATTCCCAGCTTTACGATTatcaaaatacttttatAGGAAAGCAAGAatacaatattttattcgATTGTTACTCATACTTGAAATACAATTTGAATGGTTAA